In Labrys wisconsinensis, a single genomic region encodes these proteins:
- a CDS encoding sugar ABC transporter substrate-binding protein has product MSAELFRSSRRAFLKGAAAAGIALAGGARAALAQAKPFVPYSNKSLDYYFFVAQEEAVKRAVEAQGWEFQAVNANFDNTRQLEQWQNLLLKNPAAIISDPIDSQAIASAIKRYNAKNIPVGIIDTPALDGQVAVTVDFDNYQGGAMAAEQIVKLLTAKHGSAKGTVLNCYGALQSVAWRLRKEGFEATMQKYPDVKLFSRPTEGKIDKMQAVTLATLAEVPDLDAVHAPSDTPSRGIVTALQQKNRWKTVGEDGHVIFVNIDGEPIAHQWIREGHMDASVAQDPIAYAEITVEMLAKYAMKQQPVPIGPYENKKYFWERAVITDSITGPSLIIAPFIIDKSNVDDKRMWGNIAYNDWGLRYK; this is encoded by the coding sequence ATGTCAGCGGAGCTTTTCCGATCGTCCCGCCGTGCCTTCCTGAAGGGCGCAGCGGCTGCCGGCATCGCCCTGGCCGGCGGCGCGCGCGCTGCGCTCGCCCAGGCCAAGCCCTTCGTGCCCTACAGCAACAAGAGCCTCGACTATTATTTCTTCGTCGCCCAGGAAGAGGCGGTCAAGCGCGCGGTCGAGGCGCAGGGCTGGGAGTTCCAGGCCGTCAACGCCAATTTCGACAACACCCGCCAGCTGGAGCAGTGGCAGAACCTGCTCCTGAAGAACCCGGCCGCCATCATCTCCGACCCGATCGACAGCCAGGCCATCGCCAGCGCCATCAAGCGCTACAACGCCAAGAACATCCCCGTCGGTATCATCGACACGCCCGCCCTCGACGGCCAGGTGGCGGTCACCGTCGACTTCGACAACTATCAGGGCGGCGCCATGGCCGCCGAGCAGATCGTCAAGCTCCTCACCGCCAAGCACGGCTCGGCCAAGGGCACGGTGCTGAACTGCTACGGCGCCTTGCAGAGCGTCGCCTGGCGCCTGCGCAAGGAGGGGTTCGAGGCGACCATGCAGAAATATCCCGACGTCAAGCTGTTCAGCCGTCCGACCGAGGGCAAGATCGACAAGATGCAGGCGGTGACGCTCGCCACCCTCGCCGAGGTCCCCGACCTCGACGCCGTGCACGCCCCGAGCGACACGCCCTCGCGCGGCATCGTCACCGCCCTGCAGCAGAAGAACCGCTGGAAGACGGTGGGCGAGGACGGCCACGTCATCTTCGTCAACATCGACGGCGAGCCGATCGCCCATCAATGGATCCGCGAGGGCCACATGGACGCCTCGGTGGCGCAGGATCCGATCGCCTATGCCGAGATCACCGTCGAGATGCTGGCCAAATATGCGATGAAGCAGCAGCCGGTGCCGATCGGCCCTTATGAGAACAAGAAATATTTCTGGGAGCGGGCCGTGATCACCGATTCCATCACCGGCCCCTCGCTCATCATCGCCCCCTTCATCATCGACAAGAGCAATGTCGACGACAAGCGCATGTGGGGCAACATCGCCTATAACGACTGGGGCCTGCGCTACAAATGA
- the ctrA gene encoding response regulator transcription factor CtrA, with protein MRVLLIEDDSATAQSIELMLKSESFNVYTTDLGEEGVDLGKLYDYDIILLDLNLPDMSGYEVLRSLRVAKVKTPILILSGLAGIEDKVKGLGFGADDYLTKPFHKDELVARIHAIVRRSKGHAQSVIATGDLIVNLDTKTVEVSGNRVHLTGKEYQMLELLSLRKGTTLTKEMFLNHLYGGMDEPELKIIDVFICKLRKKLANATAGKNYIETVWGRGYVLREPHDDDVRMAV; from the coding sequence ATGCGCGTACTTCTGATCGAAGACGACAGCGCGACGGCACAGAGCATCGAACTGATGCTCAAGTCGGAGAGCTTCAACGTCTACACGACCGACCTCGGGGAGGAAGGCGTCGATCTGGGCAAGCTCTATGACTACGACATCATCCTCCTCGATCTGAACCTGCCCGACATGTCGGGCTACGAGGTGCTGCGCTCCCTGCGCGTGGCCAAGGTGAAGACGCCGATCCTGATCCTGTCCGGCCTCGCCGGCATCGAGGACAAGGTCAAGGGCCTGGGCTTCGGCGCCGACGACTACCTGACCAAGCCCTTCCACAAGGACGAGCTGGTCGCCCGCATCCACGCCATCGTCCGCCGCTCCAAGGGCCATGCCCAGTCGGTGATCGCCACCGGCGACCTCATCGTCAACCTCGACACCAAGACCGTGGAAGTCTCCGGCAACCGCGTGCATCTGACCGGCAAGGAATACCAGATGCTGGAGCTGCTCTCGCTGCGCAAGGGCACGACGCTCACCAAGGAGATGTTCCTCAACCATCTCTATGGCGGCATGGACGAGCCGGAGCTGAAGATCATCGACGTCTTCATCTGCAAGCTGCGCAAGAAGCTGGCCAACGCCACTGCCGGCAAGAACTACATCGAGACCGTCTGGGGCCGCGGCTACGTGCTGCGCGAGCCCCATGACGACGACGTGCGCATGGCCGTCTGA
- the fliI gene encoding flagellar protein export ATPase FliI, whose product MGALIDEVAGLPEVTVYGRVAAVRGLMVEIAGPVHAMTVGGRVTIEIARERAVPCEVVGFEGERALALPFGALDGVRRGCKASVGATSAGVRPSEAWLGRVVNALGEPIDGKGPLPTGGTLYPFRALPPPAHTRRRVGAPLDLGVRALNAFATCCRGQRMGIFAGSGVGKSVLLSMLARNVASGVSVIGLVGERGREVQEFLQDDLGEEGLSRSVVVVATSDETALMRRNAAYLTLALAEYFRDIGRDVLCMIDSITRFAMAQREIGLSAGEPPTAKGYTPTVFSELPRLLERAGPGAGEGTVTGVFTVLVDGDDHNEPVADAVRGILDGHIVMERAIAERGRYPAINVLKTVSRTMPRATDPDFVETVRRAKQIMATHADMEELIRLGAYRQGSSAEVDEAIRLMPDFEAFLRQGKEEFTSMRDGYLRLADIVAGRSSP is encoded by the coding sequence ATCGGGGCGCTGATCGACGAGGTCGCCGGGCTGCCGGAGGTGACGGTCTACGGCCGCGTCGCCGCGGTGCGCGGCCTGATGGTGGAGATCGCCGGCCCCGTGCACGCCATGACGGTGGGGGGGCGGGTCACCATCGAGATCGCCCGCGAGCGCGCGGTGCCCTGCGAGGTGGTCGGCTTCGAGGGCGAGCGGGCGCTGGCGCTGCCCTTCGGGGCGCTCGACGGCGTCCGGCGCGGCTGCAAGGCGAGCGTCGGCGCCACCTCGGCCGGGGTCCGGCCCAGCGAGGCCTGGCTCGGGCGGGTGGTCAACGCCCTGGGCGAGCCGATCGACGGCAAGGGGCCGCTGCCCACGGGCGGCACGCTCTACCCCTTCCGGGCCCTGCCGCCGCCGGCCCACACGCGCAGGCGGGTCGGCGCGCCCCTCGATCTCGGCGTGCGGGCGCTCAACGCCTTCGCCACCTGCTGCCGCGGCCAGCGCATGGGCATCTTCGCCGGCTCCGGCGTCGGCAAGTCGGTGCTCCTGTCGATGCTGGCGCGCAACGTCGCCTCCGGCGTCTCGGTCATCGGCCTGGTTGGCGAGCGCGGCCGCGAGGTGCAGGAATTCCTGCAGGACGACCTCGGCGAGGAGGGCCTGTCGCGCTCGGTGGTGGTGGTGGCGACCTCGGACGAGACGGCGCTGATGCGCCGCAATGCCGCCTATCTCACCCTGGCGCTGGCCGAATATTTCCGCGACATCGGCCGGGACGTGCTGTGCATGATCGACAGCATCACACGCTTCGCCATGGCCCAGCGCGAGATCGGCCTGTCCGCCGGCGAGCCGCCGACCGCCAAGGGCTACACGCCGACGGTGTTCTCCGAGCTGCCGCGCCTCCTGGAGCGGGCCGGGCCGGGGGCGGGCGAGGGCACCGTCACCGGCGTCTTCACCGTGCTGGTCGACGGCGACGACCACAACGAGCCGGTGGCGGATGCGGTGCGCGGCATCCTCGACGGCCACATCGTCATGGAGCGCGCCATCGCCGAGCGCGGGCGCTATCCCGCCATCAACGTGCTCAAGACGGTGTCGCGCACCATGCCGCGCGCCACCGATCCCGACTTCGTCGAGACGGTGCGCCGGGCCAAGCAGATCATGGCCACCCATGCCGACATGGAGGAGCTGATCCGCCTCGGCGCCTACCGCCAGGGATCGAGCGCGGAGGTCGACGAGGCCATCCGGCTGATGCCCGATTTCGAGGCTTTTCTGAGACAGGGTAAGGAAGAATTCACGTCCATGCGCGATGGTTATCTCCGTCTGGCCGACATTGTCGCCGGCCGGTCTTCGCCGTGA
- the fliJ gene encoding flagellar export protein FliJ — protein sequence MKSRETLIRLKRFQVDEKRRQVTQIETMIAEFERMAAELDREIRQEEQKAGITDTAHFAYPTYARAAMVRRDNLLNSAGDLKAKLDAAKAALAEAFEELKKVEILEDREKASERAVEAQREQAEMDRIGLTRGHNRA from the coding sequence ATGAAGTCGCGCGAGACCCTAATCCGGCTGAAACGCTTCCAAGTGGACGAGAAGCGCCGGCAGGTCACGCAGATCGAGACGATGATTGCCGAGTTTGAGCGCATGGCGGCCGAGCTCGACCGCGAAATCCGCCAGGAGGAGCAGAAGGCGGGCATCACGGACACGGCCCATTTCGCCTACCCCACCTATGCGCGCGCGGCCATGGTGCGGCGCGACAACCTGCTCAATTCCGCCGGCGACCTGAAGGCCAAGCTGGATGCCGCCAAGGCCGCCCTGGCCGAGGCGTTCGAGGAGCTCAAGAAGGTCGAGATCCTGGAAGACCGGGAGAAGGCCAGCGAGCGCGCGGTCGAGGCCCAGCGCGAGCAGGCCGAGATGGACCGCATCGGCCTCACGCGCGGCCATAACAGGGCCTGA
- a CDS encoding CheR family methyltransferase, producing the protein MTPAEFDFLRRLLKDRSGLVLSEDKQYLAESRLLPVARRHGLASLSDIVARLRAGTPALEAAVVEAMTTNESFFFRDKLPFEHFREAMLPALMGARAAQRRLRIWCAAASTGQEPYTLAMMLDGLGAKVAGWSIEILATDLSNQVLERARSGLYTQFEVQRGLPIQLLMKHFAQKGDMWEIEPKIRAMVQFRPLNLLRDFSALGRFDIVYCRNVLIYFDAETKIDVLGRIARQLAPDGFLILGAAETVVGLTDAFRPHAERRGLYVPGPARPAAAVPFAAVARTALR; encoded by the coding sequence ATGACTCCCGCCGAGTTCGACTTCCTGCGCCGGCTGCTGAAGGACCGGTCGGGGCTGGTCCTGTCCGAGGACAAGCAGTACCTGGCGGAGAGCCGGCTCTTGCCGGTGGCGCGCCGCCATGGCCTCGCCTCGCTCTCCGACATCGTCGCCCGCCTCAGGGCCGGGACGCCGGCCCTGGAGGCGGCGGTGGTCGAGGCGATGACCACCAACGAGAGCTTCTTCTTCCGCGACAAGCTGCCCTTCGAGCATTTCCGCGAGGCGATGCTGCCGGCGCTGATGGGCGCCCGCGCCGCCCAGCGCCGGCTGCGCATCTGGTGCGCCGCCGCCTCCACCGGCCAGGAGCCCTACACGCTCGCCATGATGCTCGACGGCCTGGGGGCGAAGGTGGCGGGCTGGTCGATCGAGATCCTCGCCACCGACCTCTCCAACCAGGTGCTGGAGCGCGCCAGGAGCGGGCTCTACACCCAGTTCGAGGTGCAGCGCGGCCTGCCGATCCAGCTTTTGATGAAGCACTTCGCCCAGAAGGGCGACATGTGGGAGATCGAGCCGAAGATCCGCGCGATGGTGCAGTTCCGCCCGCTGAACCTGCTGCGCGACTTCAGCGCCCTCGGGCGCTTCGACATCGTCTATTGCCGCAACGTCCTGATCTATTTCGACGCCGAGACCAAGATCGACGTGCTCGGCCGCATCGCCCGCCAGCTCGCGCCCGACGGCTTCCTCATCCTCGGCGCCGCCGAGACGGTGGTCGGCCTCACCGACGCCTTCAGGCCGCACGCGGAGCGACGCGGGCTCTATGTCCCCGGCCCGGCCCGGCCCGCGGCGGCCGTGCCCTTCGCCGCCGTGGCGCGCACGGCGCTGCGCTGA
- a CDS encoding protein-glutamate methylesterase/protein-glutamine glutaminase, with protein sequence MSAATVPLAMTRAEPPVRVMVVDDAVVVRGLIVRWLTEAGGFDIVASHRTGRQAVDDIERADPDIVILDIEMPDMDGIEALPLILRKKRNCAVIMASTLTRRNAEISLKCLSLGALDYVPKPETNREVTTSIDFRREIVEKVRSLGRRAVLRRLAAMPGREAPMRAEARETVARAEAREAPTRAEGPTRPAGERPVFRASQTAAPAVGGFLARERAASRAAAEPAPAGPHAVTLRPFSPTLPRLLAIGASTGGPQALNTVLAGIAALIERVPVLITQHMPPTFTAILAEHLGRSCGKPTAEAVDGEAIRPGRVYVAPGGRHMLVKSADGHGVIALDDGPMINFCKPAVDPLFSSAARVFGGAVLGLVLTGMGSDGAQGAGDIVAAGGNVVAQDEATSVVWGMPGAVAQAGHCAALLPLGEIAPRLTRLFSGDRT encoded by the coding sequence ATGAGTGCGGCGACCGTCCCCCTGGCCATGACGCGGGCAGAGCCGCCGGTTCGCGTCATGGTCGTCGACGACGCGGTGGTGGTGCGCGGGCTGATCGTGCGCTGGCTGACCGAGGCGGGCGGCTTCGACATCGTCGCCAGCCACCGCACCGGCCGCCAGGCGGTCGACGACATCGAGCGCGCCGATCCCGACATCGTCATCCTCGACATCGAGATGCCCGACATGGACGGCATCGAGGCCCTGCCGCTGATCCTGCGCAAGAAGCGCAATTGCGCGGTGATCATGGCCTCGACCCTGACCCGCCGCAACGCCGAGATCTCGCTGAAGTGCCTCTCCCTCGGGGCGCTGGACTATGTGCCCAAGCCCGAGACCAACCGCGAGGTGACGACCTCCATCGATTTCCGCCGCGAGATCGTCGAGAAGGTCCGCAGCCTCGGCCGCCGCGCCGTGCTGCGGCGCCTCGCCGCCATGCCCGGGCGTGAGGCGCCCATGCGCGCCGAGGCGCGCGAAACCGTCGCACGCGCCGAGGCGCGCGAAGCGCCCACCCGTGCCGAAGGGCCGACGCGGCCCGCCGGCGAGCGTCCGGTCTTTCGGGCGTCGCAGACCGCCGCGCCCGCCGTGGGCGGCTTCCTGGCCCGGGAGCGGGCCGCGAGCCGCGCCGCCGCCGAGCCGGCGCCGGCCGGCCCCCATGCCGTCACCCTGCGGCCCTTCTCGCCGACGCTGCCGCGTCTCCTGGCGATCGGCGCCTCGACCGGCGGCCCGCAGGCGCTCAACACCGTCCTCGCCGGCATCGCCGCGCTGATCGAGCGTGTCCCGGTGCTGATCACCCAGCACATGCCGCCCACCTTCACCGCCATCCTCGCCGAGCATCTCGGCCGCAGCTGCGGCAAGCCGACCGCCGAGGCCGTGGATGGCGAGGCCATTCGCCCGGGCCGGGTCTATGTCGCGCCGGGCGGGCGGCACATGCTGGTCAAGTCGGCCGACGGCCACGGCGTCATCGCCCTCGACGACGGGCCGATGATCAATTTCTGCAAGCCCGCGGTCGATCCGCTGTTCTCCTCGGCCGCCCGGGTGTTCGGCGGCGCGGTGCTGGGCCTGGTGCTGACCGGCATGGGCTCGGACGGCGCGCAGGGCGCGGGCGACATCGTCGCCGCCGGCGGCAATGTCGTCGCCCAGGACGAGGCGACCAGCGTCGTCTGGGGCATGCCCGGCGCCGTCGCCCAGGCCGGCCACTGCGCCGCCCTGCTGCCGCTCGGCGAGATCGCGCCGAGGCTCACGCGCCTGTTCTCCGGAGACCGGACATGA
- a CDS encoding response regulator, translating to MKHCLVVDDSSVIRKVARRILEGLDFKITEAEDGRKALDICSEAMPDAVLLDWNMPVMDGFEFLRELRKLPGGKDPKVVFCTTENDIAHIAKAMRAGADEYIMKPFDKDIVEAKFQEVGLI from the coding sequence ATGAAACATTGCCTCGTCGTCGACGATTCCAGCGTCATCCGCAAGGTCGCCCGCCGCATCCTCGAGGGCCTCGACTTCAAGATCACCGAGGCCGAGGACGGTCGCAAGGCGCTCGACATCTGCTCGGAGGCCATGCCCGACGCCGTGCTGCTCGACTGGAACATGCCCGTCATGGACGGCTTCGAGTTCCTGCGGGAGCTGCGCAAGCTGCCGGGCGGCAAGGACCCCAAGGTGGTGTTCTGCACCACCGAGAACGACATCGCCCATATCGCCAAGGCGATGCGGGCCGGGGCGGACGAATACATCATGAAGCCCTTCGACAAGGACATCGTCGAAGCCAAGTTCCAGGAAGTCGGGCTGATCTGA